The genomic stretch CTACTCGTTCTAAGTCAAAATCAACATTAATTTCATTTAAAATAATATGTGCAGCTAAAGAACATGCGCCTGGCGAATAATATAATTTCATATCTGATCCTTGTTATCTCATATTAACGTTTTAAATTGCTTCTAGAAAACCTGCAAGGTTTGCACAATTCCTTAATTGTAAAAAAGCGTAAACTTATAAAATACTTACACCTTCTAATATTCTTGAAAAATTTATTCCTTGCAAGTTGTCTTGCGTGACGATTGTTTAAAATATGATAAAACACATTTGCGTCACGCAACTTTTCCGTTAATTACGCTTAAAAAGCTGACTAAGCCAATTCATTAATTCAGTTAAGAAATCAAAAATACCGTTTTTCTTATCATCATCAGGCTGGCTTGAGTCTTTTCCATTTAAATCCAGATCAACAATTACAGGGTCATGATCTGAAGAACGATAAGCATCTTCACCATAGAACAATGTCTTTTGCTCATCAGTTTTATATTCTTCGTTGTAGTCTAAAGCTGTTGGCTCATCTGCATTGATATGCCATGCAAAGGTTCTGACCACTTTTGGATATAAAGAGGCATCGGCAATTGCATGGTCTAAGTTACCTGCTCCACCATTACCATTGGCATCACTCGCAACACCAAACACATAGCTATATGCCTGAGTACCCTGCCCTACCTTGGTGTCATTCAGCAAAACTTTGTAGTTTGCTTTTTCAAATGACAAAATAGGTTCTTCTTTTGCATAGCTGTTCATATCCCCGACAAGTAAAGCATTTTGCTTAGGCACTTGAGTTGGATTTTTTGCAAGCCACTGCACAATTTGATCAACTGCTTTCACACGAGTTGGGTTCCAACAACCTTGACCATCTTTTTGGTCTGCGTCAGTAGAGCTAGCATCCACCCCACTACAGCTTTTCGATTTCAAGTGATTTGGAATAACTGTAAACGTTTTATTACCGCGAACTGCTTGGAAACTTTGCGCCAATGTTGTTCGGTTCTTATCGCCTAAATCAAGTACAACAGGTTTATTTAAAGGTTTAACACGCTTGCTGTTATAAATAATAGCAACTGCGATTGCGTCACTACCTAAACGGTCTAAGTTTTCAGGAACAACGTATTTCCAATCACTACCTAAAGCACTGGTTAAATGAGCAATTGCACTCTTCGGACCATAACCATTGTTCGCAATTTCCATTAAACCGTAGACATCAGCATCAATTGCTTTGAGTGCACTCACAATTTTACGGTGCTGTTTATCAAACTCAGCTTGTGTTGTTGCACCACGCTCTGTTGGGAAACCAGTTGCACCATTGTCATAGTTCAAAACGTTAAATGAAGCTACGCGAATGTGATTAGCATTTTTGGTAATGACATTTTGACGCGGGTTTGTTTGAGTAATCACTTCAGGCTGATTACGTCCAAGCACTGGTTGCACACGCCAACCATTAAAACGATATTCCAAAATACCTTCAGCATTTTTAAGTTGATAACCCGAACGTAACGTATTGGCAGCACTAAAATTTGTCGGTAACCATGGGGTACGGTTTTGATTGTTATAGCCGTCGTCAAAAATAATTTTCGACAATAAATTTTTCTGAGCAAGAGCTTTGGCTTCAGGAGATAACGCTGGATATAAATTGGTTGGAATATATAAGCGGCCTAAGCTTAGAGATAATTCACCATAACGGCCATAATTGTAATTCTCGCTCACGGTTAAAGTCTGAGGTAATTTAACCAACATACCTTGATAACGCTGCGGAGAATGGGTTGAACCACCTGTTAAGCTAGCAAATGGAAGTTCGAGGCTAATCGGCTGCACCTGATTTGCCATATTGCTATTACAAGTTTGAATATCTTGTTGTAATTGATCTAATTGCAACTGGTTTTGATAAGTTGTTAAACGACCTCGCAAAATAACTTCATCGCCAACTTGCCCACCTTTTACCGCACTACTATTTGGAATATAAACAAAAATAGCATTGCTGACATTTGTACGTGCTTTCGTATCTGGTGTCTGAACATAAAAACCAGAGAAACCATTGGCATAACGATAGTCGGCAGTAATCACCCCACGTACGGTATAAGTCTGGTTTTGTGCTGCGGTTGATAGATCAGCAATTGGTGTATCCGAGCTTGAACAACTTACTGATTCAACAGGAAGCTGAGTTGTAGAACTTGATAAATTTGAAAAGTCATTTCGATTTGTCCAAGCTGACCATGAACGGTCCAAATCAAATGTAGCGGTTGCATCAATACTTAAAGCTGGGTTCTCAGTTTCAATACGCTTAAAACTATTTCCCAAGCTCGAAACGGCTGTTCCCCATCCTGCTTCTGGTCGCTCACCAATACGCCCAAAACGGTCTACAGGTGTGCCTTTATAAACGAGTACAACGGCATCATCACCATTAAAAGATAATGCAGCGACCTGATTGACCTTACTACCAAGTTCAGCTTGTAACTCAGAACGACCTACTAAAAACTTCTGCTTACTGGTTAACGATCCTTGTAAACGGAAAGTCGCTGTTTTTGCTGTACCGCCATTATTAAATTGTTGAATTTCATAGTCGGCTAAATTAACTGTAGTCCCATCTGGATTATAAATTTCCAAACCTTTGCGGTTACTACTGCCGTCAACATATTGACTAAACATGAGCTGTGCTTGTGCCCAAGGACTATATGTAAAAGCACCAAGTGCCCCTAATAGCACAGAAAGTGTGCGTAATTGAAAAGTTTTCATGAGTAAATATGTTCATTTGAAATTTATATAGATTCTTAGATTAAATATTGAACATGACATCTACATGAAGAAAAACACCGAAACATTTGACTTGACCACATGAAGACTTAAAATACCGCATTTGAATTTCAATATTGCCAAGGTTATGTCGATCGATCAGTTAGAAACGCAAATTGCAGACTTAGACAATTTGCCTGAACACCGTGAAATTGTGACGTTTATGCGTCGTTCAGCACCACTTAATACGTCTCAACGCACGGCATTAGAACAACATCGCGATTTAATTTTGGAATATCCTGTTGGTGACTTACGCCAACACTTCGAACATCCAGAACGTCCTTTAACTGTTGAAATCGGTTTTGGTATGGGTCGTTCATTAGTGCTTATGGCAAAAGCGAACCCTGAACGCAACTATGTGGGTATTGAAGTTCACGTACCTGGTATTGCTCAGTGTCTTTATGAAGCAGGT from Acinetobacter pittii encodes the following:
- a CDS encoding ExeM/NucH family extracellular endonuclease; the encoded protein is MKTFQLRTLSVLLGALGAFTYSPWAQAQLMFSQYVDGSSNRKGLEIYNPDGTTVNLADYEIQQFNNGGTAKTATFRLQGSLTSKQKFLVGRSELQAELGSKVNQVAALSFNGDDAVVLVYKGTPVDRFGRIGERPEAGWGTAVSSLGNSFKRIETENPALSIDATATFDLDRSWSAWTNRNDFSNLSSSTTQLPVESVSCSSSDTPIADLSTAAQNQTYTVRGVITADYRYANGFSGFYVQTPDTKARTNVSNAIFVYIPNSSAVKGGQVGDEVILRGRLTTYQNQLQLDQLQQDIQTCNSNMANQVQPISLELPFASLTGGSTHSPQRYQGMLVKLPQTLTVSENYNYGRYGELSLSLGRLYIPTNLYPALSPEAKALAQKNLLSKIIFDDGYNNQNRTPWLPTNFSAANTLRSGYQLKNAEGILEYRFNGWRVQPVLGRNQPEVITQTNPRQNVITKNANHIRVASFNVLNYDNGATGFPTERGATTQAEFDKQHRKIVSALKAIDADVYGLMEIANNGYGPKSAIAHLTSALGSDWKYVVPENLDRLGSDAIAVAIIYNSKRVKPLNKPVVLDLGDKNRTTLAQSFQAVRGNKTFTVIPNHLKSKSCSGVDASSTDADQKDGQGCWNPTRVKAVDQIVQWLAKNPTQVPKQNALLVGDMNSYAKEEPILSFEKANYKVLLNDTKVGQGTQAYSYVFGVASDANGNGGAGNLDHAIADASLYPKVVRTFAWHINADEPTALDYNEEYKTDEQKTLFYGEDAYRSSDHDPVIVDLDLNGKDSSQPDDDKKNGIFDFLTELMNWLSQLFKRN